ATTCATAAAGGTGTATTGTTTGCCGAACACGGTAAAGTAGTGAAAACCACTTGGAGTAAGTCTTAATTACGAACTTGTACTGAGCGTAGCCGAAGTATTATCTGATGATTGTTCGCGTCCGTTTTCTACCAGATGATGTCACAATAGATGCCGAAGTGGGAGAAGCCCTGTTAGATGTAGCAGATCGGGCTGGGGTGTTCATTCCCACTGGCTGTCTCATGGGTTCGTGTCACGCTTGCACCGTGGAATTGGATGATGGAGATATTATCCGCGCTTGTATTACCGCAGTACCAGCAGGGCGTGATGAATTAATCATTAATCTGTTTAGCGATCCGACTTGGTAATTTTTGAATCCTCCAAGCTTAACCAAGAAAAGGAAGTTAAACAGGCAATTAAGTCAACAATGAGTAAGAAAGAAGACGAGTAATCTTAAATACCAAATTATTACTCAGTGGTCTGAGGAAGATAATTGTTTCTTGGTAGGATTCCCTGATTTTCTAGGACAGCGCCGGCGGACTCATGGAGATACTTACGAAGCAGTAGTAGCAAATGGAATTGAAGCCTTAGAATCTCTAATTATTGCTTACGAGGCTACAGGTGAGCTACTTCCAGAATCAACAGTTTGTAACGCGGCATAAATTCAAGTTGCAATTAATTGCAACTTTATGACTGTGGTTGATTAGCTTTAATATTTAGAGCATATTGCCTAAATCTCTCCAAATCAGCTTGGATCGTCGATTCCACAGCTCGCCCCAAAAATAAGTTATCCATAATTTTGCCAATAATGCCGGGAATAGCATAGGAAACGGTCATTTTGACGATACTACTATCCTGGCGATCATAAAAGCGAATTGCTCCCTGATTGGGCAAGCCATCAACAGATTCCCATTGAATAATTTGATTGGGGATAACTTTGAGAATGCGCGATTTCCAGCTAAACTCCAGACCGCCAGTATTCAGTTTCCAAATAGAAATTTCTGGATTATCTGGCGGAATCTTTACCGAATCAATCCACTTCATCCAGCGGGGCATTTGCTCTAAGTCAGACCAGAGGCTCCATACTAAGTCTATGGGAGCTTCTACTTCTACCTGTACACTATGCTCTAACCAGTCTGCCATTCGATTTTAGATTTGAGATTTTAAATAGTTATAGATAAGCGATCGCAGCACTAATGGCTATTGTTTAATATTTTCCAGGATGACTTTTGCCGCACGCCGTCCAGAAATTGTGGCTCCTTCCATGCTGTCGATATAGTCTTGTTGGGTGTAACTTCCTGCCAAGAAGAAGTTATTCACTGGTGTCTTTTGGTCAGGACGGTAAACATCCATCCCTGGCCCTTCCCGGTAGAGAGACTGAGCAAGTTTTACTACACTGTACCACGTCATATTTAACTCTCGCGAGGAGGGGAACAGTTCATGCACTTGCTTGAGGACATGATGAGCGATCGCTTCATTACTCTGTTTAATAAACGGATCTCCTGGTGTCAGTACTAACTGCAACAATGAACCCTGTCCTTGACGATAATAATCGCTAGGGCTTGTCAAAGCCAGATCCGCAAAACAAGAAAAGTCAGCATCGGCGGTATACA
This region of Nostoc sp. UHCC 0302 genomic DNA includes:
- a CDS encoding 2Fe-2S iron-sulfur cluster-binding protein — its product is MIVRVRFLPDDVTIDAEVGEALLDVADRAGVFIPTGCLMGSCHACTVELDDGDIIRACITAVPAGRDELIINLFSDPTW
- a CDS encoding type II toxin-antitoxin system HicB family antitoxin, with protein sequence MITQWSEEDNCFLVGFPDFLGQRRRTHGDTYEAVVANGIEALESLIIAYEATGELLPESTVCNAA
- a CDS encoding SRPBCC family protein codes for the protein MADWLEHSVQVEVEAPIDLVWSLWSDLEQMPRWMKWIDSVKIPPDNPEISIWKLNTGGLEFSWKSRILKVIPNQIIQWESVDGLPNQGAIRFYDRQDSSIVKMTVSYAIPGIIGKIMDNLFLGRAVESTIQADLERFRQYALNIKANQPQS